The nucleotide window ctgatgacagaagaattctctctatgataaagaaaaatccccaaacacatgtctgacagatcagaaaaattcttcaggagtcaggtgtggatttgtcaatgaccactgtccgcagaagacttcatgaacagaaatacagaggctacactgcaagatgcaaaccactggataGCCGCAaatataggatggccaggttacagtttgccaagaagtacttaaaagagcaaccataattctggaaaaaggtcttgtggacagatgagacgaagattaacttatatcagagtgatggcaatagcaaagtatggaggagagaaggaactgcccaagatccaaagcataccacctcatctgtgaaacacggtggtgggggtgttatgacctgggcatgtatggctgctgaaggtactgcctcacttatcttcattgatgatactactgctgatgatagtagcataatgaattctgaagtgtatagacacatcctatctgctcaagttcaaacaaatacctcaaaactccggcggttcattctacagtaagacaatgatccttgaatggccaagtcaatcacccgatctgaacacaattgagcatgccttttatatggtgaagagaaaattgaaggggattagcccccaaaCCAAGCATaagcaagcataagctaaagatggctgcaatacagccctggtgatgtccatgaatcgcagacttcaagctgtcattgcatgcaaagcacatgcaacaaaaatactaaacatgactactttcatttacatgacattgctgtgtcccaaacattatggtgccctgaaatggggggactatgtataaacactcttataatttctacatggtaaaatcaaaatgtattaaatggccttcattaaaaactgacaatgtgcactttaaccacatgtgatttttctattacaaatctcaaattgaggagtacagaggcaaataaataaataaagggtctttgtcccaaacattatggagggcaatgtagttgaggcaagtactataacaacttttaaaagatgtttggacaggtacatggataggaaaggggtattgggatatggaccaaatgcaggcaggtggaacgagtGTCGATGGCATCTTGGTCgttataggcaagttgggccgcaggtcgtttccatgctgtatgactctaactccTTTGAAATAAAGGGCATTGGTCCATTACaaggacccttctgaagaaggggctcgacctgaagtGCTACTCATCCATGTCCTCAAGTTTCCATTAGTTCTCCCTATTATTATGTGCACGTGTGTGCTAGCTCTCTGTGTTCCATGAACCCTCAAAATCCCATCTTTAGATTCAAAGAGTTGCACGGGATGGcaacatgccatttggcccaacttgtccatgctgcagCTTTATTTTTCTTCATTTAAATAATGCTCGATTCTTTTTTCTTTCAAAAATGAACAAACTAATATTTTCCCACATAACAGTGCATTCGCTGACTTCTTGCACACTCACTTAACTACCGTTATACATTTTTTATCTGTACATCTGTATACGTTTTTTGTTTCCTGCTTGGAACTTGACTCAAGTATTTTTGTGACGCTTGCAAATTTGCTTTCTAGCGCCAATgtgttaatgtatattgtaaacagtaGCTGTGCCAGTACTGATTGTAGTTCATCCACCTTATGATGAATACTTTATGCAGTTAGATATTATGTTTTGCTTGCCTTTTTGCCATTTTCTCATCCCAGGAATCTGCCTGGCAAATCCCATTTTATCTCTAACGCTCCTATATCCTTTCTTAGATAAGGGAACAGTACTCCGGGTGTGGACCCCAAAACACCCTGTATAATTGTAACAAAACCTGCCCATTTCTAAACTCCAATAAAGGCCAATATGTCTGTTAATTCTTAACTGCTTTCTGCAATGAACTTACATTGCCAGTTGCCCCACCAACAGTAAAGATATTTGTTTTGGAGATTCTCTTCCAAAACTACCCGACACATAATCTGGTCGACAAAAAAATCCAATTCTGTAAATTCATCTGGTAGGTAACTTGGTCAtgaacaatatttattttagaaCATGCAGAATGCTGGATGCATGTACCTTTCTTCGCAGCCAGAGTCCACAGTGTAGCCGCAGGAATCTCTTGACAACAGCTTTCACAGTTTTACGCTTTCCTTTGCGAATGCTGCAATAGGTTAGGGTTCTTGCTGGCTGTTGAAAACTGGGAGCCTGAGGGACCATACTGTGCACAAGAGAAATATGGTGAACATCAATGCAGAATTTAACATATGTAATCGTTCTTTATATACACTTTCTCAACACAGTAGCTTCACTTCCATCCTTATCTTAACATAAAATCCAATTTTCGGTATCAAGTACACAAGGTGGcgaaaagaaaaacacaaatggaGTTGACATTGCTAGATCATTTGAGGAGTTTCATTTATTATCATGTTtaccagtgaaaagttttttgttgcatgctaactagtcagcagaaagacaatacatgattataacaagtttaagaaggatctgcaaatgctggaaaatcgggtagacaaaaatgctggagaaactcagcaggtgaggcagcatctatggagcgaaggaaataggcaacgtttcgggccaaaacccttcttcagatttatgtttcgggctgaaacccttcttcatcagtctgaagaagggtttcggcctgaaatgttgcctatttccttcgctccatagatgatgcctcacctgctgagtttctccagaatttttgtctacatgattacaacaagtcatctacagtgtacagatacatgataaacagAATATCgtgaacaacatttagtgcaagataaagtccagtaaggctCGATCAAAGTTACCTTGagagtctccaatggggtagagtaCCTGCAGTAGTTAAAGACTGCTTTCTATTTGTTGGTCagatggttcagttggctgataacagcaaTAACCTGATAACACTGGGGTACTCTATTGGTGTATAAGAGAGTGAGAAAACAACTGACCAACTAAAAAGTCGCTAAATGGGGCATCTATAAAAAGAGGCATTTCAACTTATTTTCTCTATTTGACATAAACATGGAGAACCCTTTGGAAACACAAGGTAAAAATGCTGACAATTACTATaatgctctgaagaagggtctcgacccgaaacgttgcctatttccttcgctccgtagattctgcctcatccgctgagtttctccagcatttttgtctatcgacAATTACTGCAGTGTGTATTTTGTAGAAACATGAAGGGTGAATTCCTATCCTTTGTGTCTGAACAAGTAAATTAAGATGAAGAACAAAGTAATTAGATGGGCATATAAGCACTCATTTCTCTGCTACCAAgtgaaaaatctgagtgaaacTGAATAAACATTTGACATCTGAACTATTAAAGTGCATCAAAATTCACTTTCCTCCCCCACTGTTATATCTCTGCTTTCCATCTCACCTTTTGAGAGCAGCAAGTTTGTGTGCATTAACAAATCTATATTCCGGAGATGATCCCAATTTGGTGACGGTAGAAATGGTCGGAGACGGAACACGGCAGGCGCTAACGGTGGTAAACCTGGAGGCCAGCTGCATAACGGAGGAGCTTCTCGAAACATTGTTCTGCACTAATGGAAGTAGGTGGCTCAATGCTCCTTCAAATAGaagaacatttttaaaacatcatCCTTTTAGAAAATAAAGATTTTTACCTAGAAGTATGCAAATCAGTTTAGAATGATTCAATTAGTGGCAAATCGATATGGAACAAATTCTGTCCGAAGAGTTGGGTGCTAATCAGGAGACATATTCgtgggaggagccatcttggggaacggctgctatccagcagctgtccgtttcaattcacttttttaattagttttagtgaattttgtcccatgtttgttggggaatttgacttttttgtgtggggggggaaagggggaaactattttctaggtccctacctggtcggtgaggcagctttttccccgagctgcaccatcgacccgtccttgcggcctaccagcgggagtggagcggcgttttcctggcggggactgcccagcaccttcagcttcggtggcggcacagcgctggagcgctatcgcggagcggagcgggcgatgccttgcctgggtcgccacgctggagctccggtatgccgagaccgccgtgttcaacaccgtcgagctgcgggactgtggagtggccagccgcgggcggcggcgccgactttaacatcgggagcctcggagcaccaaccgacgcggccctgtcggcttcggaagccacggactccggtagggaatcggccgttccagccgtcccagccgctgtgagaactctcccgacgccggagcaacaccacccggcgagaacggccaggaacatcgggcctccgtagaggcaactgtggaggcctcaataggcctgactatgggagaactggggatggggactggacattgtgccttcccccacagtggtaaccattgtggggggatgtttttttgtgtgtaaatgattattttattctgtgtccaagatggctgccagaagggagagtgtacgctggcgcgctttagctgccgctgctctctcttcatattgtgtttttgatttttgtctttggattgaattctgtctttaatttgtgtactggtgatgtctttactatttattttattccgcttacatgtttttactctatttgctaaattttgtaaggtgtccttgagactcttgaaaggcgcccataaataaaatgtattattattattattatattcgaCCATTTAACAACCATTTAATATGTCTTAACACCCCTTccgtcccccccccaaccccgcccGCAGGAAAGGCTGTGAAGAGTGGGCACGTCAAGAATATCTGGAAAAAGAAATAAGAGTCTACATTTCAGGTTTGGCATTTAATCAGAACTAGGATTCACTAGAAATAAGGATTAGGTTTAGCTTTGACTTCTATAATTTTATTGGTTTTGTTGATGGGTCATTCATCTGTTTCTTGCTTAACAGACTCTGTTAAGCAGGAaaatgctgagaagctgctggaactggggttttaacactcccctgtgtgcctggtcctggcctttctcaccgccagaccccaggtagtcaagatgggaggacaTACATCGAGCACCTcgccctgaacacaggatcccccccggGTTGTGTCattagccccctactgtactccctgtacacacatgactgtgtggccaggttcagctccaactctataatcaagtttgctgatgacactgtggtggtgggcctgatctctgataacaatgagaaggcctacccgGAGGATGGCAtaaaaactgattgtggactttagaagggcacaacatccaaGGACGtatacgccactggagataaatggggctactgtagatagggtgagctgctttaaatacctggaagtccacatcacagaggatctgacatggacatcacacgctgccgctctggtgagtaaggcaagtcaGCACCTTTactacctcaggcagctgaggaaattcagtctctctgaggatccttcagtgcttctactcaggggCTGTAGAAAGTAttttgtccggcaacatcacaatctggtttgggaactgctctgcccaggataagaaggctctgcagagtagtgcgtttggtcgaacttcactcgcccccttgcaggaactatacatcagaaggtgccgatccagagccagcaacataatgaagTTATGTTagtccctaccaccccagcaacggaatGTTCCAGCTGCTACCGTCAGGCAAATGCATCCACTGTCATGCTGTGTAAAACAAAGAggatgcactctccccccccccgacggAGTTTCGAAGCCCCataggcgatggcgattgtcccgcggccattaaagccacgcgggGGTGGTGCGAGGGAtgtaaacagagaggatgagacggagtttcttcccataggccatcaggactgtaaactcttatctcaccagggactaatttactgtaataatttactgttgtgttgtgtctttttaaaaatgctgttttttttctattatgtaAATtccgattctattctattctgttctgtagttttttgcacaatccgcaggcattgccactttcatttcactgcacattttgtatgtgtatgtgacaaataaagttgacttgactaacctgctgaagatttgtttttagattttcagaaactgCAGTTTTTGCTTTTTTGTTCAGTGGTTACTGGCTGGTGCCAGTGAAACCATACCCCAATACTCGAGGCTCTACAGTGTTTTCTTGTTCCGTTTTTATCATGCATCCCCTTGGATTGGTGAACACAATTACCGGTAGCTCAAATTCCCTCCTCTAGGAGTCAATTTATAGTCATATATAAACAGCTTAAGCCCAAATTGCTAATTTTCCAACTTGAAATATAGGCTAGCAGTTAGAGTGGAGAGTTGTGCAGGGTAAATTCTACGGCAAATGCAGTCAATGCCTCTGCCAGAATCATCATCCACTTATTCATAAGCAATCCCCCCTCGTTCCAGTTACCCACACTGCGGCAGCATCCCATCTACAACTACCCCGCCAACTCGCCCTCAAAATCATGCATGTTTCACTAAGATAACCTCTCGTCCTCTTAATACCAATAAGTGTGAGCCCGACCTCGCATCAACCACTGCACCCCTAAGGAGAAgaacatggggtggctcgtgaCATGGGAGGTGGTCAGTGAggacatgggtgggggggggtggaaatcAGACAGGAGGGTTGGTGGGGGGTTAAATTAGACGGGAGGGTTGGGATTCAGataggagggggtggggtggagggaatTAAACaagagggttgtggggggggggttaaggaagagagatggggggatcAAACTGGAGGGGTGGGCGGCGGAAATTAAACGAGAGTGTTGGGGATTAGACAGGAGAGGTGGTGGGGTAAATTAGacagggggggtggtgggttaAGGAAGACagagatgatgggggggggggggggggcaggaggactTTGCGCTTCCTCAGAGGGAATTAACGGGGGGGAGCTCAACCTTGACCCTCCCAGAGAATATTCCACCGCCCTCCTTCCATTTCTCCCTGAGAGTGTCCCCAGTTACCGAGCCCCACACCCGGCGCCAGCCCCACACCCGGCGCCAGCCCCACACCCAGCGCCAGCGCCAGCCCCACACCCAGCGCCAGCGCCATCGCTTCCCCGGCCTTAGTGCGGCTCaacctaccgagtccgcgcctcaGCGCCGCCATCTTCACGCCACCGCGGCTGCGCAGTCCGTCCGGCCGTGAGTGCCGTCTCTACCGCGGCTGCGCAGTCCGTCCGGCCGTGTGTGCCGTCTCTGCCGCGGCTGCGCAGTCCGTCGCGTTTGTGatgaatgaaggaactgcaggtggataCACGATcatgctggagcaacccagcaacatctctggagagaagaatcctgctctgagttactccagcattttgtgtcttatctttcgctgcaaaccagcatctgcagttccgtcctactaCATGTATTATTTCTCGTTAGATGTTATAAAGCAATTTCCCAGCAAATATCTCCATAAGTTGCACGAAAGTActttcaataagcgagttcgatattccgactgcgcatgcccaggtcaaaggtcactatgtACAAACATTGCTGGAGAGCAGTGGACCTTCATTTCTTCCGTTTTTCCCAGCATTGATTCTCCTa belongs to Leucoraja erinacea ecotype New England chromosome 1, Leri_hhj_1, whole genome shotgun sequence and includes:
- the mrpl35 gene encoding 39S ribosomal protein L35, mitochondrial, producing the protein MAALRRGLGALSHLLPLVQNNVSRSSSVMQLASRFTTVSACRVPSPTISTVTKLGSSPEYRFVNAHKLAALKSMVPQAPSFQQPARTLTYCSIRKGKRKTVKAVVKRFLRLHCGLWLRRKAGYKKKLWKKSADRKRRLRQHVFCNKTQSKLLDKMTTEFWKRRNWYVNDPYQNYHDRTNLKV